From Streptomyces sp. NBC_00683, one genomic window encodes:
- a CDS encoding DUF485 domain-containing protein: protein MRLDDPWYDALAPGWGELDGTGGIAPDGPPGPVAPQHNHSAADIYLEVQQSAAFREVRRRYRRFVVPAAVAFLLWYFAYVVAATTAHDLMARPVAGALNVAMIAGLGQFVTTFLLTWAYARHARLRRDRAALELRWDTQEMTRGIDR from the coding sequence GTGCGGCTCGACGACCCGTGGTACGACGCGCTGGCTCCCGGATGGGGCGAGCTGGACGGTACGGGAGGCATTGCGCCCGACGGGCCGCCCGGGCCCGTGGCGCCACAGCACAACCACAGTGCTGCCGACATCTATCTCGAGGTGCAGCAGAGCGCGGCCTTCCGCGAAGTACGCCGCCGCTACCGGAGGTTCGTGGTCCCCGCGGCGGTCGCCTTCCTCCTCTGGTACTTCGCCTACGTCGTCGCCGCGACCACGGCACACGACCTGATGGCGCGCCCGGTCGCCGGTGCGCTCAACGTGGCGATGATCGCGGGGCTCGGACAGTTCGTCACCACGTTCCTGCTCACCTGGGCGTACGCGCGACACGCCCGGCTTCGCCGGGACCGCGCCGCACTGGAGCTGCGCTGGGACACCCAGGAGATGACGAGAGGGATCGACCGGTGA
- a CDS encoding sensor histidine kinase — protein MNRSTWTSWPSKEALARAAHTRPRAAIGLLVWTAVLVGLLWRTLAEGGFTPWQIAVLPVGVAGCAVAGVAFFRSTLAHRLWPSLGLLVLLMAAAFGAREVGAGALAVVLWCGCAVTALERLPLSAAVPLTAVALAAYAIVEGDGWLTTVVTTGSLCLGGYVLRLDAEARGSAKRLLAQERAARVAEAGTAALAERSRIAREIHDVLAHSLSAQLVHLEAARLLIEREPAGEFRDLVLERVVAARSMAREGLAETRQALSALRGEMTPVEDFLRQLVAGEAAEVLVAGECRPLAADASQTVRRVAQEAVTNARKHAPGAAVLVRLEYLPDSVALEVRDSGGRSSAGELAVSGSGYGLLGMRERAELIGGTLQAGPGEEGFVVNLRVPA, from the coding sequence GTGAACCGCAGCACGTGGACGAGCTGGCCGTCCAAGGAAGCCCTCGCCAGAGCCGCGCACACACGCCCGCGGGCCGCCATCGGACTACTCGTATGGACCGCAGTCCTCGTCGGCCTCCTCTGGCGCACTCTCGCCGAAGGCGGGTTCACTCCCTGGCAGATCGCGGTCCTCCCGGTGGGAGTGGCCGGCTGCGCGGTGGCGGGCGTCGCATTCTTCCGGAGCACCCTGGCGCATCGTCTGTGGCCGTCCCTGGGGCTGCTGGTGCTGCTGATGGCCGCGGCGTTCGGGGCGCGGGAGGTGGGCGCCGGGGCCCTCGCCGTCGTGCTGTGGTGCGGGTGCGCCGTCACCGCCCTGGAGCGGCTCCCGCTGTCCGCGGCTGTTCCGCTCACCGCTGTGGCTCTGGCGGCCTACGCGATCGTGGAGGGCGACGGGTGGCTGACCACGGTGGTCACCACCGGAAGTCTGTGCCTGGGGGGATACGTCCTGCGGCTCGATGCCGAGGCGCGGGGCAGCGCCAAGCGGCTCCTCGCCCAGGAACGGGCGGCGAGGGTGGCTGAGGCAGGGACGGCAGCGCTGGCCGAGAGGTCCAGGATCGCCCGCGAGATCCACGATGTGCTCGCCCACAGCCTCTCCGCGCAGCTGGTGCACCTGGAGGCGGCCCGGCTGCTGATCGAACGCGAGCCTGCGGGCGAGTTCCGCGACCTTGTGCTGGAGAGAGTCGTCGCGGCGCGCTCCATGGCGCGTGAGGGGCTCGCAGAGACGCGCCAGGCCCTGTCCGCGCTGAGAGGGGAGATGACGCCGGTGGAGGACTTCCTGCGTCAGCTGGTGGCCGGGGAGGCTGCCGAGGTGCTCGTGGCGGGGGAGTGCAGGCCGTTGGCCGCGGACGCCTCCCAGACGGTGCGGAGGGTTGCACAGGAGGCTGTGACCAATGCCCGGAAGCACGCTCCGGGGGCCGCGGTCCTGGTCCGGCTCGAGTACCTGCCGGACTCCGTCGCCCTGGAGGTGCGGGACTCCGGCGGACGCAGCTCGGCGGGGGAGCTCGCTGTCAGTGGCTCCGGTTACGGTCTGCTGGGGATGAGGGAGCGCGCCGAACTGATCGGCGGGACGCTTCAGGCAGGGCCGGGCGAGGAGGGGTTCGTGGTGAATCTTCGGGTGCCTGCGTGA
- a CDS encoding LacI family DNA-binding transcriptional regulator gives MTRRLAQVAQKVGVSEATVSRVLNGKPGVSDATRQAVLSALDVLGYERPTQLRGERARLVGLVLPELQNPIFPAFAEVVGGALAQQGLTPVLCTQTKGGVSEADYVELLLQQQVSGVVFAGGLYAQADAPHDHYKVLADRKIPVVLINAAIDRLGFPGVSCDDSVAVEQAWRHLVSLGHERIGFVLGPSDHVPSQRKLAAARALAEEAGTTVPDERVARAMFSLEGGQAAAMRLLDQGVTGIICASDPLALGAVRAARRRGLSVPADVSVVGYDDSAFMNCTEPPLTTVRQPIEAMGRAAVELLSVQIAGRAVPSDELLFEPELVVRGSTAQPPRENSR, from the coding sequence ATGACGCGACGACTTGCTCAGGTTGCCCAGAAGGTTGGAGTCAGCGAGGCCACGGTCAGCCGGGTGCTGAACGGCAAGCCGGGCGTCTCCGACGCCACGAGGCAAGCCGTCCTCTCCGCGCTGGACGTCCTTGGTTACGAGCGCCCCACGCAACTGCGCGGAGAGCGGGCCCGGCTCGTCGGACTCGTCCTTCCCGAGCTGCAGAACCCGATCTTCCCGGCGTTCGCCGAAGTGGTCGGGGGTGCGCTCGCCCAGCAGGGGCTGACTCCCGTGCTCTGCACCCAGACCAAGGGCGGCGTCTCCGAAGCCGACTACGTCGAGCTCCTCCTGCAGCAGCAGGTGTCCGGGGTCGTGTTCGCCGGTGGGCTCTATGCCCAGGCCGACGCCCCGCACGATCACTACAAGGTCCTCGCCGACCGCAAGATCCCCGTGGTCCTGATCAACGCGGCCATCGACCGTCTCGGATTCCCCGGGGTCTCGTGCGACGACTCGGTGGCTGTCGAGCAGGCGTGGCGCCACCTCGTCTCGCTCGGTCACGAGCGGATCGGGTTCGTCCTCGGCCCGTCCGATCACGTGCCCTCGCAGCGGAAGCTCGCTGCCGCCCGCGCGCTCGCCGAGGAGGCGGGTACGACCGTTCCGGACGAGCGGGTGGCCAGGGCCATGTTCTCGCTCGAGGGCGGGCAGGCCGCCGCCATGCGGCTGCTGGACCAGGGGGTCACCGGCATCATCTGCGCCAGCGACCCGCTCGCCCTGGGCGCGGTGCGCGCGGCGCGCCGCCGCGGACTGTCCGTGCCCGCGGACGTCTCGGTCGTCGGCTACGACGACTCGGCCTTCATGAACTGCACCGAGCCGCCGCTGACCACGGTCCGCCAGCCCATCGAGGCCATGGGCCGGGCAGCGGTGGAGCTGCTCTCGGTGCAGATCGCGGGGCGTGCGGTGCCGTCCGACGAGCTTCTCTTCGAGCCGGAACTCGTGGTGCGCGGCTCCACGGCTCAGCCGCCACGCGAAAATTCCCGCTGA
- a CDS encoding solute symporter family protein, with product MSGDHQTLALLLFSAFIAVTLGITTWVSRNRQGSPEEFYAGGRLFSPMENGFAIAGDYMSAASFLGISGLIALFGYDGMLYSVGFLVAWLVVLLLVAELVRNCGRFTLADVVAARMAERPVRTALGTSSVTVSVLYLVAQMVGAGSLVALLLGGTSDTARSWTVVGVGALMVIYVSLGGMRATTWIQIVKAVLLMAGALALTVLVLVHFHGNVNTLLNTAAERSGHGRDFLSPGLKYGGSWTARFDFMSLGLALVLGTAGLPHILSRFYTVPTARAARRSVVWSIGLIGSFYLMTIVLGFGAAALVGSADVRASNASGNTAVPLLALVLGGGEGSTGGTVLFAVVAAIAFATILAVVAGITLASSASVAHDLYASFRRRGSKQRSEVAVARTAAAGIGVVAIALGLLAQDLNVAFLVGLAFAVAASANLPALLYSLFWRNFTTRGAVWAVYGGLIPAVLLVLLSPVVSGSPTSLFPGVDFQLFPLDNPGLVSIPTGFLAGWIGTVTSAEPPDAAKYAEAEVRSLTGAGAA from the coding sequence GTGAGCGGGGACCACCAGACGCTGGCACTGCTGCTGTTCAGCGCGTTCATCGCCGTGACGCTCGGCATCACCACCTGGGTGAGCCGGAACAGGCAGGGATCGCCGGAGGAGTTCTATGCGGGCGGGCGGCTCTTCTCGCCCATGGAAAACGGATTCGCCATCGCCGGCGACTACATGTCCGCCGCCTCGTTCCTCGGGATCTCGGGACTGATCGCCCTCTTCGGCTACGACGGCATGCTCTACTCGGTCGGCTTCCTCGTCGCCTGGCTGGTCGTCCTGCTCCTCGTCGCCGAACTCGTGCGCAACTGCGGGCGGTTCACCCTCGCCGACGTGGTTGCCGCCCGCATGGCGGAGCGTCCGGTGCGCACCGCGCTCGGCACCTCGTCGGTCACCGTCTCGGTGCTGTACCTGGTGGCGCAGATGGTGGGTGCGGGCAGCCTCGTCGCGCTCCTGCTCGGCGGGACGAGCGACACCGCCCGGTCCTGGACCGTGGTCGGGGTCGGCGCGCTCATGGTGATCTACGTGTCGCTCGGCGGTATGCGTGCCACGACCTGGATCCAGATCGTCAAGGCCGTCCTGCTGATGGCCGGTGCTCTCGCGCTCACCGTGCTCGTCCTCGTGCACTTCCACGGCAACGTCAACACACTGCTCAACACCGCCGCCGAACGCAGCGGACACGGACGGGACTTCCTCTCGCCCGGACTCAAGTACGGCGGGAGCTGGACGGCACGCTTCGACTTCATGAGCCTGGGCCTGGCCCTCGTGCTCGGCACGGCCGGTCTGCCGCACATTCTGTCGCGCTTCTACACCGTGCCCACGGCCCGGGCGGCCCGGCGGTCCGTCGTCTGGTCCATCGGACTCATCGGCAGCTTCTACCTGATGACGATCGTGCTCGGGTTCGGAGCCGCAGCCCTGGTCGGCTCGGCGGACGTACGGGCGTCGAACGCCTCGGGGAACACGGCGGTCCCGCTCCTGGCGCTCGTTCTCGGAGGCGGCGAAGGATCCACCGGCGGCACGGTTCTGTTCGCCGTGGTCGCAGCCATCGCCTTCGCGACCATTCTCGCCGTCGTCGCCGGGATCACGCTGGCCTCCTCCGCCTCGGTCGCGCACGACCTCTACGCCTCGTTCCGGCGCAGGGGTTCCAAGCAGCGCAGCGAGGTGGCCGTGGCCAGGACGGCGGCAGCGGGCATCGGCGTCGTCGCGATCGCACTGGGACTTCTCGCCCAGGATCTCAACGTCGCGTTCCTGGTGGGACTGGCCTTCGCGGTCGCCGCCTCGGCCAACCTTCCGGCGCTGCTCTATTCGCTGTTCTGGCGGAACTTCACCACGCGGGGAGCGGTCTGGGCCGTCTACGGCGGGCTGATTCCCGCAGTGCTGCTCGTCCTGCTCTCGCCGGTCGTCTCGGGGAGTCCGACCTCGCTCTTCCCGGGCGTGGACTTCCAGCTCTTCCCCCTGGACAACCCGGGGCTGGTGTCCATCCCGACCGGATTCCTGGCCGGCTGGATCGGCACGGTCACCTCCGCGGAGCCGCCCGACGCGGCCAAGTACGCGGAGGCCGAGGTCCGGTCGCTGACGGGCGCGGGTGCGGCCTGA
- a CDS encoding citrate synthase, protein MTHEATRGAGTEGSGGEDPGEARRLTTRETAELLGVKPETVYAYVSRGQLSSRRSPGGRGSTFDAAEVAALVRRTGRREPVPVAGELVFRTGITLIEHDAYYFRGVDATELAREYGYEEVAEWIWTGELRPGVRFTAPAESLAAARQTVAALPAHSGSTDRLRVAVAAAAAADPLRFDLSPQGVLSSARGLIPTLVAALPVVGEQPTAGSHDVAGGASASLARQLWPRLTRQPADEASLAVLDTALALLTDHDLAASTLAARVAASAHAHPYAVVSAGLGVLEGPLHGAASGLAHRMLSEVVERGSASPVVADHLRAGRRVPGLGHRIYTGEDPRAQVLFGLLEDVPQAARALAASRDVVATTARHTPLHANVDLALAVLSVACGMSAEAGETVFAVSRTAGWIAHALEEYTERPLRMRPSGQYTGPRPPQPLPAPVLRPAPLPRADPAN, encoded by the coding sequence ATGACGCATGAGGCAACGCGCGGCGCCGGCACGGAAGGCTCCGGCGGCGAAGACCCCGGGGAGGCGCGCAGGCTCACCACACGGGAGACGGCAGAACTGCTGGGGGTGAAGCCCGAGACCGTGTACGCCTACGTGAGCCGGGGACAGCTCAGCAGCAGGCGGAGCCCCGGGGGGCGCGGCAGCACGTTCGACGCCGCGGAGGTCGCGGCCCTGGTCCGGCGCACCGGACGCAGGGAGCCCGTTCCCGTCGCGGGTGAGCTGGTCTTCCGTACGGGCATCACGCTCATCGAGCACGACGCGTACTACTTCCGCGGTGTCGACGCCACCGAGCTCGCCCGCGAATACGGCTACGAGGAGGTCGCGGAGTGGATCTGGACCGGCGAGCTCCGTCCGGGCGTGCGCTTCACCGCGCCTGCGGAATCGCTCGCTGCGGCACGGCAGACGGTCGCCGCCCTCCCGGCCCACAGCGGCTCGACCGACCGGCTGCGGGTCGCGGTCGCCGCGGCCGCGGCAGCCGATCCGCTGCGGTTCGATCTCTCGCCCCAGGGGGTTCTCAGCAGCGCACGCGGCCTGATCCCCACCCTGGTGGCCGCATTGCCCGTGGTCGGGGAGCAGCCGACCGCAGGCAGCCACGACGTGGCGGGCGGCGCTTCCGCGTCCCTCGCCCGGCAGCTGTGGCCGAGGCTCACCCGTCAGCCGGCCGACGAGGCGTCACTGGCGGTGCTCGACACCGCTCTCGCCCTGCTCACCGACCACGACCTGGCGGCGTCGACGCTGGCCGCGCGGGTCGCCGCGTCCGCGCACGCCCATCCGTACGCGGTGGTCTCGGCGGGGCTGGGCGTACTGGAGGGCCCCCTGCACGGCGCCGCGAGCGGCCTGGCCCACCGGATGCTGTCCGAGGTCGTGGAACGGGGCAGCGCGTCCCCGGTCGTCGCCGACCATCTCCGCGCCGGCCGCCGCGTACCGGGGCTGGGGCACCGCATTTACACGGGTGAGGATCCGCGGGCCCAGGTCCTGTTCGGCCTACTGGAGGACGTACCGCAGGCTGCCCGGGCGCTGGCCGCGTCCCGCGACGTGGTCGCCACCACCGCCCGCCACACTCCCCTGCACGCCAATGTCGACCTGGCGCTTGCCGTCCTGTCGGTCGCCTGCGGCATGTCCGCGGAGGCGGGCGAGACGGTGTTCGCCGTGTCCCGCACCGCGGGCTGGATCGCCCACGCCCTGGAGGAGTACACGGAGCGGCCCCTGCGGATGCGGCCCAGCGGGCAGTACACAGGACCTCGCCCGCCGCAGCCACTGCCCGCACCGGTACTGCGGCCCGCACCGCTGCCGCGGGCCGATCCTGCAAATTAG
- a CDS encoding response regulator transcription factor: MSARVVVADDQAIVREGIVMLLGLLPGIEVVGAAKDGHEAVALVAEKAPDVVLMDLRMPRCDGVEATRRIRKEHPRTQVVVLTTFADDDSLFTALQAGARGYLTKDARGEEIVQAIEAVLSGEAGLSPKVQRRLLERVMAEAGPPVPSELPDGLTPREAEVLVLIAGGLSNAEIARTLHISQATVKTHINNLFAKTGARDRAQAVRYAYGRGLAHPPGTSVT; encoded by the coding sequence GTGAGTGCGCGGGTGGTGGTCGCCGATGATCAGGCAATCGTGCGCGAAGGCATCGTCATGCTGCTGGGGCTGTTGCCCGGCATCGAGGTGGTCGGTGCGGCGAAGGACGGGCACGAGGCGGTTGCTCTCGTCGCCGAGAAGGCGCCCGACGTGGTCCTGATGGATCTGCGGATGCCCCGCTGCGACGGCGTCGAGGCAACGCGCAGGATCCGCAAGGAACATCCGCGCACCCAGGTGGTGGTGCTCACGACCTTCGCCGACGACGACTCGCTGTTCACCGCGCTGCAGGCGGGCGCGCGAGGGTATCTGACCAAGGACGCGCGGGGTGAGGAGATCGTGCAGGCCATCGAGGCGGTGCTGTCCGGTGAGGCCGGACTCTCGCCGAAGGTGCAGCGCCGGCTGCTGGAGCGCGTCATGGCGGAGGCAGGACCCCCGGTGCCCTCCGAGCTGCCCGACGGGCTCACCCCACGGGAGGCCGAGGTGCTCGTCCTGATCGCCGGGGGACTGTCCAACGCGGAGATCGCACGCACGCTGCACATCTCCCAGGCCACGGTGAAGACCCACATCAACAACCTCTTCGCCAAGACGGGAGCGCGTGACCGGGCACAGGCCGTGCGCTATGCGTACGGCCGGGGACTCGCACACCCGCCCGGCACTTCCGTCACCTGA
- a CDS encoding CobW family GTP-binding protein: MTPPRAPQIPVVVLAGFLGSGKTTLLNHLLRNRAGNRIGVIVNDFGSIEIDAMAVAGQVGSTVSLGNGCLCCAVDASELDTFLETLTRPAARLDVIVIEASGLAEPQELVRMLLASDNPHIRYGGLVEVVDAAEFLSTRERHPEIDRHLGAADLVVLNKTDRVAPAELDAVREAVATAGSRAAVISAEFGRVDPELLVDPVLRPDGDDTARQLTFEDLLLETDHEHDSHLHAAYESVSFTTDVPVNPRRFIEFLDSRPEGLYRIKGYVDFGAGDPGNRYTLHSVGRFLRFVPQAWTRDEPRRTQLVLIGSGIDAEALDKGLSDCREPEQAVTGELERSMWGILRYVQRPDDDEA; the protein is encoded by the coding sequence TTGACCCCGCCCCGCGCCCCGCAGATCCCGGTCGTCGTTCTGGCGGGGTTCCTGGGATCAGGCAAGACGACCCTGCTCAACCATCTGCTCCGCAACCGGGCCGGCAACCGGATCGGTGTGATCGTCAACGACTTCGGTTCCATCGAGATCGATGCCATGGCCGTCGCGGGGCAGGTCGGGTCGACGGTCTCGCTGGGCAACGGCTGCCTGTGCTGCGCGGTCGACGCGAGCGAGCTCGACACCTTCCTGGAGACGCTGACCAGGCCTGCCGCCCGGCTCGACGTGATCGTCATCGAGGCGAGCGGTCTCGCCGAGCCCCAGGAGCTCGTACGGATGCTGCTGGCCAGCGACAATCCGCACATCCGGTACGGGGGACTGGTCGAGGTCGTCGACGCCGCCGAATTCCTGTCCACGCGGGAGCGGCACCCGGAGATCGACCGCCATCTCGGGGCCGCCGACCTCGTCGTGCTGAACAAGACCGACCGGGTGGCACCGGCGGAACTGGACGCCGTGCGGGAGGCGGTGGCGACCGCCGGCAGCAGGGCGGCCGTCATCAGCGCCGAGTTCGGGCGCGTGGACCCCGAGCTGCTCGTCGATCCCGTGCTGCGGCCGGACGGTGACGACACCGCACGTCAGCTGACGTTCGAGGACCTTCTCCTGGAGACGGACCACGAGCACGACAGCCATCTGCACGCGGCGTACGAGAGCGTCTCCTTCACGACCGACGTGCCGGTGAACCCCCGGAGGTTCATCGAGTTCCTCGACTCCAGACCCGAAGGCCTCTACCGGATCAAGGGGTACGTCGACTTCGGCGCGGGCGATCCGGGAAACAGGTACACCCTGCACTCCGTCGGCAGGTTTCTGCGCTTCGTCCCACAGGCGTGGACGCGGGACGAGCCGAGGCGCACGCAGCTGGTGCTCATCGGTTCCGGCATCGACGCGGAGGCGCTGGACAAGGGGCTCTCCGACTGCCGGGAGCCGGAGCAGGCCGTCACCGGAGAACTCGAGCGCAGCATGTGGGGCATCCTGCGCTACGTACAGCGGCCGGACGACGACGAGGCCTGA
- a CDS encoding sensor histidine kinase produces MSAPKTTVRGPRRFGWPKRVFSQVLLMQLTIITGVTALVTGLFLAPLSDQLDDQAMRRALAIAQSTAAQPQVASSLLTTAPAPDGPVQTVAERIRRSTGAEYVVVMDRRGVRWSHTDTARIGEVVSTDPSTALAGRSVMEIDSGTLGRSARGKVPLRDGTDRIVGAVSVGIAYDSVRARLLAAIPGLLAYAGGALAVGALAAYLISRRLQRQTHDLAFSDISALLTEREAMLHSIREGVVALDRTGRIRLLNDEAQRLLGLGPDAAGRPLDEALGAGRTADVLAGRVVGHDLVTVRGNRVLLANRMPTDDGGAVATLRDRTELENLGRELDSTRGLIDALRAQDHEHANRLHTLLGLLELEMHDDAMEFVTEVVGVHRATAEQVTEKVHDPLLAALLVGKTTVAAERGVALRMAPGTLLPDRLVDPRGLVTVVGNLVDNALDAAAGSVDAQVEVGLRADDRTVVLHVRDSGPGIPSGSRDSIFMEGWSTKEPPAHGKRGLGLPLVRRLAERQGGSVSVSDSPEGGAVFTVVLPEALGERAPDGMATPAQLATAGETP; encoded by the coding sequence ATGAGCGCCCCAAAGACCACCGTCCGGGGACCCCGCCGGTTCGGCTGGCCGAAGCGGGTCTTCTCGCAGGTCCTCCTGATGCAGTTGACCATCATCACCGGTGTCACAGCGCTGGTCACCGGCCTCTTCCTGGCACCGCTCAGCGACCAGCTCGACGACCAGGCGATGCGCAGGGCCCTCGCCATCGCGCAGAGCACGGCGGCACAGCCCCAGGTCGCCTCATCACTGCTCACCACGGCCCCGGCCCCGGACGGCCCGGTCCAGACCGTGGCCGAACGGATCAGGCGGTCCACGGGCGCCGAGTACGTCGTGGTCATGGACAGGCGCGGGGTGCGCTGGTCGCACACCGACACAGCCCGGATCGGCGAAGTCGTCTCGACGGACCCCAGTACGGCGCTCGCGGGCAGGTCCGTGATGGAGATCGACAGCGGCACGCTCGGCCGCTCCGCCCGCGGCAAGGTGCCGCTGCGCGACGGGACGGACCGGATCGTGGGCGCAGTCTCCGTCGGCATCGCGTACGACAGCGTCCGTGCCCGGCTGCTCGCCGCGATCCCGGGGCTGCTCGCCTACGCCGGCGGGGCTCTGGCCGTGGGAGCGCTCGCCGCCTACCTGATCTCGCGCCGCCTCCAGCGGCAGACCCATGACCTGGCGTTCTCCGACATCTCCGCGCTGCTGACGGAGCGCGAGGCCATGCTGCACAGCATCCGTGAGGGTGTGGTCGCCCTCGACCGCACGGGACGCATCCGGCTGCTGAACGACGAGGCCCAGCGCCTCCTCGGCCTCGGTCCCGATGCGGCCGGCCGCCCGCTCGACGAGGCCCTGGGAGCCGGGCGGACCGCCGACGTACTGGCGGGCCGGGTGGTCGGGCACGACCTGGTGACCGTCCGCGGCAACCGTGTGCTGCTCGCCAACCGGATGCCGACCGACGACGGCGGGGCAGTCGCCACCCTCCGCGACCGGACCGAGCTCGAGAACCTCGGCCGTGAGCTCGACTCCACCCGCGGCCTGATCGACGCACTCCGCGCCCAGGACCATGAGCACGCGAACCGGCTGCACACGCTCCTGGGGCTCCTGGAGCTGGAGATGCACGACGACGCGATGGAGTTCGTCACCGAAGTCGTCGGCGTCCACCGGGCGACCGCCGAGCAGGTCACCGAGAAGGTCCACGACCCGCTGCTGGCCGCGCTGCTCGTCGGCAAGACGACGGTCGCCGCGGAGCGTGGCGTCGCCCTGCGCATGGCACCCGGCACGCTCCTGCCGGACCGGCTGGTGGACCCGCGCGGTCTCGTCACGGTCGTCGGCAATCTCGTCGACAACGCCCTGGACGCCGCCGCGGGATCGGTGGACGCCCAGGTCGAGGTGGGCCTGCGGGCCGACGACCGTACGGTGGTCCTGCACGTGCGCGACAGCGGACCGGGCATACCCTCGGGCAGCCGTGACTCGATCTTCATGGAAGGCTGGTCCACCAAGGAGCCCCCTGCCCACGGCAAACGCGGGCTGGGCCTGCCGTTGGTGCGGCGGCTGGCGGAACGGCAGGGCGGCAGCGTGTCCGTGTCGGATTCCCCGGAGGGCGGGGCCGTGTTCACGGTCGTCCTGCCCGAGGCACTCGGGGAACGGGCCCCGGACGGCATGGCGACACCCGCGCAACTGGCGACGGCAGGAGAGACCCCGTGA
- a CDS encoding citrate synthase/methylcitrate synthase — MSALRTGTAPLDVPRGLAGVIVTDTAIGDVRGREGFYHYRHYSAIDLAQSRSFEDVWYLLFHGELPERAAGAGFAARTAGLRRLPDEVRDALPAIARAGAVSGPLAGLRTALSLLGASAGFRPVYDIGPDRRRGDALAVCAAVPTVLTALYRLGQGLEPVEPREDLPFAANYLYMLTGAEPDAARVRAVEQYLISTIDHGFNASTFTGRVVASTGADVAACLVAAVGALSGPLHGGAPSRALDTLDAIGTPDRIDGWIREQVLAGGRIMGFGHPVYRTEDPRSRMLRSIAQSFGGPLVDFAVEVERQVEVILAELKPGRELHTNVEFYAGVVMELCGLPREMFTPTFCAARVVGWSANILEQAEDSKIIRPAARYVGTPPPQPVPAP; from the coding sequence ATGTCTGCCTTGAGGACTGGTACCGCCCCGCTCGACGTGCCCCGCGGCCTCGCCGGCGTGATCGTCACCGACACCGCGATCGGTGATGTGCGCGGGCGCGAGGGCTTCTACCACTACCGGCACTACTCGGCGATCGACCTGGCGCAGAGCCGCAGCTTCGAGGACGTCTGGTACCTGCTGTTCCACGGCGAACTGCCCGAGCGTGCCGCAGGCGCCGGCTTCGCGGCCCGCACGGCCGGTCTGCGCCGTCTGCCGGACGAGGTGCGCGACGCGCTGCCGGCCATCGCACGCGCCGGCGCGGTCTCCGGCCCGCTGGCCGGCCTGCGCACCGCACTCTCACTGCTCGGGGCCTCGGCCGGATTCCGCCCGGTGTACGACATCGGCCCCGACCGCCGCCGCGGCGACGCGCTCGCCGTCTGCGCCGCCGTACCGACCGTGCTGACCGCCCTGTACCGGCTCGGCCAGGGCCTCGAACCGGTCGAACCGCGTGAGGACCTGCCGTTCGCGGCGAACTACCTGTACATGCTCACCGGGGCCGAGCCGGACGCCGCGCGGGTCAGGGCCGTCGAGCAGTACCTCATCTCCACCATCGACCACGGCTTCAACGCCTCGACGTTCACCGGCAGGGTGGTGGCGTCCACCGGCGCGGACGTGGCCGCCTGCCTGGTCGCGGCGGTCGGCGCGCTCTCCGGACCGCTGCACGGCGGCGCGCCCAGCCGGGCTCTGGACACCCTGGACGCCATCGGGACTCCCGACCGCATCGACGGATGGATCCGGGAACAGGTCCTTGCGGGGGGCCGGATCATGGGCTTCGGACACCCCGTCTACCGCACCGAGGACCCCCGCTCACGCATGCTGCGCTCGATCGCGCAGAGCTTCGGCGGCCCGCTCGTCGACTTCGCCGTCGAGGTCGAACGGCAGGTGGAGGTCATCCTCGCCGAGCTCAAGCCGGGGCGCGAGCTGCACACCAACGTGGAGTTCTACGCCGGGGTCGTCATGGAGCTCTGCGGTCTGCCGCGCGAGATGTTCACCCCCACCTTCTGCGCCGCGCGTGTGGTCGGCTGGAGCGCCAATATCCTGGAGCAGGCGGAGGACTCGAAGATCATCCGCCCGGCGGCCCGCTATGTGGGAACGCCCCCGCCCCAGCCCGTACCGGCACCCTGA
- a CDS encoding DUF7342 family protein has product MIEVLIVDDDIRVAQINAAYVSKVPGFHVAGQAHSSTEALARIGETPIDLILLDHYLPDRNGLALVRELRALGHHTDVIMVTAARDVATVQAAMRHGALQYLVKPFAYAGLRTKLEAYAALRHSFEGGGEAEQTEVDRLFGALWATGESDLPKGHSPTTAELVRQALRTADGPLSAQEIAESAGMSRQTAQRYLKLLERTGRVRLSLKYGETGRPEHRYTWASGA; this is encoded by the coding sequence GTGATCGAGGTCCTGATCGTGGACGACGACATCAGGGTCGCGCAGATCAACGCGGCGTATGTCTCCAAGGTGCCCGGCTTCCACGTGGCAGGCCAGGCCCACTCGTCCACCGAGGCCCTCGCCAGGATCGGTGAGACGCCCATCGACCTGATCCTGCTCGACCACTACCTGCCGGACCGCAACGGTCTGGCCCTGGTGCGGGAGCTGCGAGCGCTCGGCCATCACACCGACGTGATCATGGTGACGGCGGCACGCGATGTCGCGACCGTTCAGGCGGCGATGCGCCACGGAGCCCTGCAGTACCTGGTGAAGCCGTTCGCGTACGCGGGGCTGCGCACCAAGCTGGAGGCGTACGCAGCCCTGCGGCACTCCTTCGAGGGCGGCGGCGAGGCGGAGCAGACAGAGGTGGACCGGCTCTTCGGCGCCCTGTGGGCCACCGGGGAGTCCGACCTGCCCAAGGGGCACTCGCCGACGACCGCCGAGCTGGTCCGCCAGGCCCTGCGCACCGCCGACGGGCCGCTCTCCGCGCAGGAGATCGCGGAGAGCGCCGGAATGAGCCGCCAGACCGCCCAGCGCTATCTCAAGCTGCTGGAGCGAACGGGACGGGTGCGGCTGTCCCTGAAGTACGGCGAGACGGGCCGCCCCGAACACCGGTACACCTGGGCTTCGGGCGCCTGA